In Isosphaera pallida ATCC 43644, the sequence ACGGTCGATCGTCCCACCAAGAAGGGCCGTCTGGAAATTCTCAAAGTTCACACCCGCAACGTGCCTCTGGCCGACGACGTGGACCTTGAAGCGATTGCCAAATCGACCGTGGGCATGAGCGGGGCCGACTTGGCTAACCTGGTCAACGAGGCGGCCCTGATCGCCACCCGTCAGGACAAGGACAAGGTCGAAGCGGCCGATTTCGAGGCGGCCCGCGACCGCGTGTTGATGGGAGCCCGCCGCGAGGAGGTCATCACCGAGAAGGACAAGCGAATGACCGCCTATCACGAGGCCGGTCACGCCCTGGTCGCCTGGCTGACCCCCCAGGCTGACCCCGTCTCCAAAGTCACAATCATTCCTCGGGGACGCTCACTGGGGACCACCCAGTTCATTCCTGAAGAGGACAAGGTCAGCTACTCCGAATCCGAAATCCACGCCCGTCTGGCCATGACCTTGGGTGGCCGGGCAGCCGAAAAACTCGTCTACAACGACCTGACCGCCGGCGCGGCGAACGACCTCAAACAGGCCACCCGCTTGGCCCGGATGATGGTCACCCAGTGGGGCATGAGCGATCGGATTGGTCCGGTCTTCTTCCAATCCTCGGAGGAACACCCCTTCCTAGGCCGCGAGATGAGCGAGATTCGTGACCACTCCGAGGCCACCGCACGAGTCATCGACGAGGAAATCGCCCGAATCCTCCGCGCCGCTGACGAACACGCCTACTCCCTGCTTTCCACCCACCGCAACGAACTCGAAAAACTCGCCGAGGCGCTGATTGAACGCGAGGTGCTGTCGGTTAAAGACATTGAGGAGTTGATCGGCCCCCGCGCCGGCGACAAGGAGAAGGCGGTTTCCACCTCGACCAACGGCCAGGCGTCGCGCGCTTCGGCCGGGTATGTCGATGGGGAAGCCCGAACCGCGGCCGCTCCGGCCTCCACGGGCGATGGTCCTCCATTGCATCATGGCGAAGGGGAGTGAGTGCGGCTCGCCCCCCGCTCCACCATCCCCCGCTTTGCTCGCTCCCACGTTCCCTCTCCCAACGTCAGGACAGGAGACCGTCCACAATGAGCCGCCCCTCGCCCACCGTGGTTTGCGCCGGGGTGGTCGTGGCCGACCACCTCAGCCCCCCCATTTCTCACCTGCCTCGGGCCGGTGAGCTGGTGGCTTGCGACGATCTGGTGCTGGCAATCGGCGGTTGCGCTTCTAACGCTGCCGCGGCGCTGGCCAAGCTTGGGGTCCACGCGGCGGTGCTGGGCAAGGTGGGGGACGACGTGTTTGGTCGCTTTGTGGCCGAGACCCTGCGCGCCCAAGGGGTGGACGACCGTTTGCTAGCGATCGACCGGTCGCGGGCCACCAGCCAGACCCTCATCGTCAACGTCAAAGGCGAGGATCGGCGGTTCATTCACTGTTTCGGGGCCAACCAGGGACTCACCGTCGGCGACCTCGCCGCGGCGTTCGACTCGCTCTGGGCTGAGGGGGCCTCCCCCTCGGTTTTCTACCTTGGGGGCTACCTGATCCTTCCTGGCGTTGACCCGACCGACCTCGCCGCCTTCCTGCATGACCTGAGAGGCCGGGGAATCACCACTTTGCTCGATGTCGCCACGCCGGGGCCGGCCGACTATCTGTCCAAGCTGACTCCGGTGCTGCCCGAGGTGGACGTGTTCCTGCCCAATACTGATGAAGCGAAGCTGATCCTTGGAGAAAGCGATCCAATCCGCCAGGCCCAGGCGTTCCGCGACCTGGGAACGCGGCGAGTAGTCGTGACGATGGGCGAGGCCGGCGCGGTGGCGCTGTCGGATCACCTGCGCGCCAAGCTCGGAGTCTTTCCGGTCGAGTTCGTGGACGGTACCGGCGGGGGCGACGCCTTTGACGCCGGTTACATCGCTGGGTTGCTTGACGGCTTGGACGAGGTGGGCTGCCTGACCTTCGCTAGCGCTCTGGGAGCCAGCTGCGTCCGAGCGGTCGGGACCACCGCCGGACTGTTTAACCGGAAGCAACTCCAAACCTTCATTCAAGACCATACGCTTCCAATCGAACGATTGGCTTGACTTGATTGGTCGCGGTTTGGAACGAAAGGCGAACGTGTCCTATAGCAAGGACGAATGTGATGATGATGGCGTAACAATGCCAGAGAGGGCGTGATCGGGTTTTTCAATGGGCTCGACTTCGACTTGCGGCGACTCGGGGGCGGAGGATGAGCCATCCGCGTTCGCGGGCCAATTGGCGGAGACGGCAGCGGGGGTGGACGACCGCGGCGACCCCGACCGCCTCTAGCAAGGGTCGGTCGCTCCAGTTGTCGGCGTAGGCTGCGGCGTGGTCGAGGCGAATGCCGCGCGATTTGGCCCAGACTTGAGCCCAGTGCAGTTTGCCGGCACCGTAGCAGGGTGGGCCGTCGCCTAGGCCGAGGAAGCGGCCGTTTTCGACTCGAACCGGCGTGGTTAGCAGGTCGTTGCAACCGAGGTGGTCGGCGAGCGGACGCAACACCACTTCTGGCGACGAGGAGACCATCGCCACCGCTGCGCCCTGGTCGCGCAACCATCGCACATGGTCCACCACTCCGAGGAACAACCGTGGTTTGACCTGGAGTTCGAAGTTCTCTTCCGCCATCGCCCGCAACTGGCCGTCGGGGATCGCCGTGAGGTTGGAGCAGGCGAACTCGACGAGTTTGGCGTAGTCCAGCTGACCGAAATGGTGTTGCAGGCCGTGATACAGCGCACGCAGCAGAATCGAACGCTTGATGAACCCCCGACGCCGCAGCATCCGAGCGAACAGGAATGTGGTGGTGTTGGGCAGTAGGGTGCCGTCCACATCGAGCAGCACGGCTGCTGGGGCGGGATCAAAGAGTGGCCAGTCGTGGTCGTCTCGACCGATCACCCGAGGCGCTTGGGGATCGACGGCGGCAGAGCCGGTTAGGGAGGAGGCCGAAGCATCGAACGGGCGCGGGGGGACCGATTCGTTGGCGTTGCTCATCCGGCCGCGAGCCTCCGTTGCATGCGATCGGCGAGTTCCTCGGCGCGGGCGGGGTCGTCGTGTTCAACGATCGCCCGAACGATTGGTTCGGTGTTGCTGGCGCGAAGGTGGACGAAGCCGCCGTCGGGCCAATCCAACCGGAGTCCGTCGCGGCGGTCGGCTGAGGCTTCGGGACACTCCGCGGCGATTCGATCCCAGAGCTGGAGCAGATTGGCCTGGGGATCGCGGGCGAACTTG encodes:
- a CDS encoding carbohydrate kinase family protein, which encodes MSRPSPTVVCAGVVVADHLSPPISHLPRAGELVACDDLVLAIGGCASNAAAALAKLGVHAAVLGKVGDDVFGRFVAETLRAQGVDDRLLAIDRSRATSQTLIVNVKGEDRRFIHCFGANQGLTVGDLAAAFDSLWAEGASPSVFYLGGYLILPGVDPTDLAAFLHDLRGRGITTLLDVATPGPADYLSKLTPVLPEVDVFLPNTDEAKLILGESDPIRQAQAFRDLGTRRVVVTMGEAGAVALSDHLRAKLGVFPVEFVDGTGGGDAFDAGYIAGLLDGLDEVGCLTFASALGASCVRAVGTTAGLFNRKQLQTFIQDHTLPIERLA
- a CDS encoding HAD family hydrolase, with the protein product MSNANESVPPRPFDASASSLTGSAAVDPQAPRVIGRDDHDWPLFDPAPAAVLLDVDGTLLPNTTTFLFARMLRRRGFIKRSILLRALYHGLQHHFGQLDYAKLVEFACSNLTAIPDGQLRAMAEENFELQVKPRLFLGVVDHVRWLRDQGAAVAMVSSSPEVVLRPLADHLGCNDLLTTPVRVENGRFLGLGDGPPCYGAGKLHWAQVWAKSRGIRLDHAAAYADNWSDRPLLEAVGVAAVVHPRCRLRQLARERGWLILRPRVAASRSRAH